From the genome of Streptomyces sp. NBC_01341, one region includes:
- a CDS encoding HesB/IscA family protein codes for MSVSDETTTVSDGILLSDAAASKVKTLLEQEGRDDLALRVAVQPGGCSGLRYQLFFDERSLDGDVVKDFGGVKVVTDRMSAPYLGGASVDFVDTIEKQGFTIDNPNATGSCACGDSFS; via the coding sequence ATGTCCGTATCGGACGAGACCACCACCGTGAGCGACGGCATCCTCCTGTCCGACGCCGCCGCATCCAAGGTCAAGACCCTGCTGGAGCAGGAGGGCCGGGACGACCTGGCGCTGCGCGTCGCCGTCCAGCCCGGCGGCTGCTCGGGCCTGCGGTACCAGCTCTTCTTCGACGAGCGTTCGCTCGACGGCGACGTCGTGAAGGACTTCGGCGGCGTCAAGGTCGTCACCGACCGGATGAGCGCCCCGTACCTGGGCGGCGCGTCCGTCGACTTCGTGGACACCATCGAGAAGCAGGGCTTCACGATCGACAACCCGAACGCTACGGGTTCCTGCGCCTGCGGTGACTCCTTCAGCTAA
- a CDS encoding carbohydrate kinase family protein, with product MRIAVTGSIATDHLMTFPGRFADQLVADQLHTVSLSFLVDNLDVRRGGVGANIAFGMGVLGTQPILVGAAGADFDDYRAWLDRHGVDTESIRISEVLHTARFVCTTDSDHNQIGSFYTGAMSEARLIELKSVADRVGGLDLVSIGADDPEAMLRHTEECRSRAIPFAADFSQQIARMDGEEIRILLDGATYLFSNEYEKGLIESKTGWTDEEILSRVGHRVTTLGARGVRIERAAQDPIEVGCAEEERKADPTGVGDAFRAGFLSGLAWGVGLERAAQVGCMLATLVIETVGTQEYTLRRTHFMDRFTKAYGDEAASEVRKHLS from the coding sequence GTGCGCATTGCAGTCACAGGCTCCATCGCCACAGACCACCTCATGACCTTCCCCGGCCGATTCGCGGACCAGCTGGTCGCCGATCAGCTGCACACGGTCTCGCTCTCCTTCCTGGTCGACAACCTCGACGTGCGCCGCGGTGGTGTCGGCGCCAACATCGCGTTCGGTATGGGTGTGCTCGGTACACAGCCGATCCTGGTCGGTGCTGCCGGGGCGGACTTCGACGACTACCGGGCATGGCTCGACCGGCACGGCGTCGACACCGAGTCCATCCGGATCTCCGAGGTCCTGCACACGGCGCGCTTCGTCTGCACGACGGACTCCGACCACAACCAGATCGGCTCCTTCTACACGGGCGCGATGAGCGAGGCCCGGCTGATCGAGCTCAAGAGCGTCGCCGACCGCGTGGGCGGCCTCGACCTCGTCTCCATCGGTGCCGACGACCCCGAGGCGATGCTCCGCCACACGGAGGAGTGCCGCTCACGCGCGATCCCGTTCGCCGCCGACTTCTCCCAGCAGATCGCCCGTATGGACGGCGAGGAGATCCGGATCCTCCTCGACGGCGCCACGTACCTCTTCTCCAACGAGTACGAGAAGGGACTCATCGAGTCCAAGACGGGGTGGACCGACGAGGAGATCCTGTCCAGGGTCGGCCACCGCGTCACCACCCTCGGTGCCCGCGGCGTCCGGATCGAGCGGGCCGCCCAGGACCCCATCGAGGTCGGCTGCGCCGAGGAGGAGCGCAAGGCGGACCCGACCGGCGTCGGTGACGCGTTCCGTGCCGGTTTCCTCTCCGGCCTCGCCTGGGGTGTGGGCCTGGAGCGCGCCGCCCAGGTCGGCTGCATGCTCGCGACCCTGGTCATCGAGACGGTCGGCACCCAGGAGTACACCCTGCGCCGCACCCACTTCATGGACCGGTTCACCAAGGCCTACGGCGACGAGGCGGCCTCCGAGGTCCGCAAGCACCTCTCCTGA
- a CDS encoding cysteine desulfurase/sulfurtransferase TusA family protein, whose protein sequence is MPYFDAASSAPLHPVARQALLASLDEGWADPARLYREGRRATLLLDAARETAAEAVGCRPDELVFTSSGTRAVHSGTAGALSGRRRVGRHMVLSAVEHSSVLHAAAALGAAGGSFTEVAVDRTGAVDPAAYGRALRADTALACLQSANHEVGTEQPVAETAEICAEAGVPLLVDAAQSLGWGPVAGRWSLLTASAHKWGGPAGVGLLAVRKGVRFAPQGPADERESGRAAGFENIPAIVAAAASLRAVRAEAAAESVRLRALVDRVRAAVAGLVPDVEVVGDPERRLPHLVTFSCLYVDGETLLHELDRAGFSVSSGSSCTSSTLTPSHVLKAMGVLTEGNVRVSLPAGTTGDEVERFLGVLPGVVAEVRAKLGAPASPAPSPSPRDSLVVDALGRRCPIPVIELAKVIGEVPVGGTVTVLADDEAARLDIPAWCEMREQEYVGEEPADRGSAYVVRRLL, encoded by the coding sequence GTGCCCTACTTCGACGCGGCTTCCTCCGCTCCCCTGCATCCCGTCGCCCGCCAGGCCCTGCTTGCCTCCCTGGACGAGGGCTGGGCGGATCCCGCGCGGCTCTACCGCGAGGGACGGCGGGCCACGCTGCTGCTGGACGCGGCCCGGGAGACCGCCGCGGAGGCGGTCGGCTGCCGGCCTGACGAGCTGGTGTTCACCTCTTCGGGCACCCGGGCGGTGCACTCGGGGACGGCCGGAGCACTTTCCGGCCGTCGGCGTGTCGGCCGCCATATGGTCCTGTCCGCCGTAGAGCACTCCTCGGTGCTGCACGCGGCGGCGGCGCTGGGGGCGGCCGGCGGTTCGTTCACCGAGGTGGCGGTGGACCGGACCGGGGCGGTGGACCCGGCGGCGTACGGCCGGGCGCTTCGTGCGGACACCGCGCTGGCCTGCCTGCAGTCCGCCAACCACGAGGTGGGGACCGAGCAGCCGGTGGCGGAGACCGCCGAGATCTGTGCCGAGGCCGGTGTGCCGCTGCTGGTGGACGCCGCCCAGTCCCTGGGCTGGGGACCGGTGGCCGGCCGCTGGTCGCTGCTGACCGCGAGCGCCCACAAGTGGGGCGGGCCGGCCGGTGTCGGACTGCTCGCCGTGCGCAAGGGTGTCCGCTTCGCACCTCAAGGCCCGGCCGACGAGCGGGAGTCGGGGCGGGCCGCCGGCTTCGAGAACATCCCGGCGATCGTGGCGGCCGCGGCCTCGCTGCGGGCGGTGCGTGCGGAGGCCGCGGCCGAGTCCGTCCGGCTGCGCGCGCTGGTGGACCGTGTCCGGGCGGCGGTGGCCGGCCTGGTGCCCGACGTGGAGGTGGTCGGCGATCCGGAACGGCGGTTGCCGCACCTGGTCACCTTCTCCTGTCTCTATGTCGACGGGGAGACACTGCTCCACGAGCTGGATCGCGCCGGATTCTCCGTTTCATCGGGTTCGTCCTGCACGAGCAGCACGCTGACGCCCAGCCATGTCCTCAAGGCGATGGGGGTGCTCACGGAAGGGAACGTGCGCGTGTCGCTGCCCGCCGGAACCACCGGGGACGAGGTCGAACGCTTCCTCGGCGTCCTGCCGGGTGTGGTGGCCGAGGTGCGGGCGAAACTCGGCGCGCCCGCCTCACCGGCCCCCTCCCCCTCCCCCCGGGACTCACTCGTGGTCGACGCGCTGGGCCGGCGCTGCCCGATTCCGGTCATCGAACTCGCAAAGGTGATCGGAGAGGTACCCGTCGGCGGCACGGTGACGGTGCTCGCCGACGACGAGGCGGCCCGGCTCGACATCCCTGCCTGGTGCGAGATGCGCGAACAGGAGTACGTGGGTGAGGAGCCCGCGGACCGCGGCTCGGCCTATGTGGTCCGCCGGCTCCTCTGA
- the ctaC gene encoding aa3-type cytochrome oxidase subunit II produces the protein MSPNGSDRSSRRPMRRKLPQVLTAGLVLATASGCSYNWEDFPRLGMPTPVTEEAPRILSLWQGSWAAALATGVLVWGLILWSVIFHRRSRTKVEVPHQTRYNMPIEALYTVVPLIIVSVFFYFTARDESKLLELSPKTTHTINVVGYQWSWGFNYIEKVEGQPSAGNEVPKELDAIPDRFREDFPKGAGGVYDVGVPGTRNPQNGNPGPTLWLPKGEKVRFVLTSRDVIHSFWVVPFLMKQDVIPGHTNSFEVTPSREGTYMGKCAELCGVDHSRMLFNVKIVSPERYQQHLKELAEKGQTGYVPAGIEQTDPARNAETNKL, from the coding sequence GTGAGTCCCAACGGCTCCGACCGCTCGTCGCGGCGCCCGATGCGGCGGAAGCTGCCGCAGGTGCTGACTGCGGGCCTGGTCCTGGCGACGGCCTCCGGTTGTTCATACAACTGGGAGGATTTCCCCCGCCTCGGTATGCCCACCCCGGTAACGGAAGAGGCCCCACGGATCCTCTCCCTCTGGCAGGGCTCGTGGGCGGCAGCGCTCGCCACGGGTGTCCTCGTCTGGGGGCTGATCCTGTGGAGCGTCATCTTCCACCGGCGTAGCAGGACCAAGGTGGAGGTACCGCACCAGACCAGGTACAACATGCCTATCGAGGCGCTGTACACAGTGGTCCCCCTCATCATCGTCTCGGTGTTCTTCTACTTCACCGCGCGCGATGAATCGAAGCTCCTCGAGCTCAGCCCGAAGACGACCCACACGATCAACGTGGTCGGCTACCAGTGGAGCTGGGGCTTCAACTACATCGAGAAGGTGGAGGGGCAGCCCTCCGCCGGTAACGAGGTCCCGAAGGAACTCGACGCCATCCCCGACAGGTTCCGCGAGGACTTCCCGAAGGGCGCCGGTGGCGTCTACGACGTGGGCGTCCCCGGCACGAGGAACCCGCAGAACGGCAACCCGGGTCCGACCCTGTGGCTGCCGAAGGGCGAGAAGGTCCGCTTCGTTCTGACTTCGCGGGACGTCATCCACTCCTTCTGGGTGGTGCCGTTCCTCATGAAGCAGGACGTCATTCCGGGCCACACCAACTCCTTCGAGGTCACGCCGAGCAGGGAGGGCACCTACATGGGTAAGTGCGCCGAGCTCTGCGGCGTCGACCACTCCCGGATGCTCTTCAACGTCAAGATCGTCTCTCCCGAGCGTTACCAGCAGCACCTCAAGGAGCTGGCGGAGAAGGGTCAGACGGGCTACGTGCCGGCAGGCATCGAGCAGACGGACCCGGCCAGGAATGCGGAGACGAACAAACTGTGA
- the ctaD gene encoding aa3-type cytochrome oxidase subunit I: protein MSILNESQGAAAADASFEDELPVRRKQPGSVVVKWLTTTDHKTIGTMYLVTSFAFFVIGGLLALFMRAELARPGTQIMSNEQFNQAFTMHGTIMLLMFATPLFAGFANWIMPLQIGAPDVAFPRLNMFAYWLYLFGSLIAVAGFLTPQGAADFGWFAYSPLSDAVRSPGVGADMWIMGLAFSGFGTILGSVNFITTIICMRAPGMTMFRMPIFVWNVLLTGVLVLLAFPVLAAALFALEVDRKFGAHIFDASNGGALLWQHLFWFFGHPEVYIIALPFFGIISEIIPVFSRKPMFGYVGLISATIAIAGLSVTVWAHHMYVTGGVLLPFFSFMTFLIAVPTGVKFFNWIGTMWKGSLSFETPMLWSVGFLITFAFGGLTGVILASPPLDFHISDSYFVVAHFHYVVFGTVVFAMFAGFHFWWPKFTGKMLDERLGKMTFWTLFIGFHGTFLVQHWLGAEGMARRYADYLDVEGFTALNTISTISSFVLGLSLLPFFYNVWKTAKYGKKVEVDDPWGYGRSLEWATSSPPPRHNFISLPRIRSESPAFDLHHPEIAALEHLDHLSEGDKVLAGGKEDGK from the coding sequence GTGAGCATCCTCAACGAATCCCAGGGTGCCGCGGCGGCAGACGCCTCGTTCGAGGACGAGCTGCCGGTACGGCGCAAGCAGCCGGGAAGTGTCGTCGTCAAGTGGCTGACCACCACTGACCACAAGACGATCGGCACGATGTACCTGGTCACATCGTTCGCGTTCTTCGTCATCGGTGGCCTTCTGGCGCTCTTCATGCGCGCCGAGCTGGCCCGCCCCGGTACGCAGATCATGTCGAACGAGCAGTTCAACCAGGCGTTCACGATGCACGGCACGATCATGCTGCTGATGTTCGCGACGCCGCTGTTCGCCGGATTCGCGAACTGGATCATGCCGCTGCAGATCGGCGCGCCCGACGTGGCGTTCCCGCGGCTGAACATGTTCGCGTACTGGCTGTACCTCTTCGGCTCGCTCATCGCGGTGGCCGGCTTCCTCACCCCGCAGGGTGCGGCGGACTTCGGCTGGTTCGCCTACTCCCCGCTGTCGGACGCGGTCCGCTCGCCGGGCGTCGGCGCCGACATGTGGATCATGGGTCTGGCCTTCTCCGGGTTCGGCACGATCCTCGGCTCGGTCAACTTCATCACCACGATCATCTGCATGCGCGCCCCCGGCATGACGATGTTCCGTATGCCGATCTTCGTGTGGAACGTCCTGCTGACCGGTGTTCTGGTCCTGCTGGCCTTCCCGGTCCTGGCCGCCGCGCTCTTCGCGCTGGAGGTGGACCGTAAATTCGGCGCACATATCTTCGATGCGTCGAACGGTGGCGCATTGCTCTGGCAACACCTCTTCTGGTTCTTCGGCCATCCAGAGGTGTACATCATCGCGCTGCCGTTCTTCGGAATCATTTCGGAGATCATTCCGGTATTCAGCCGCAAACCGATGTTCGGTTATGTCGGCCTGATCAGCGCGACGATCGCCATTGCCGGCCTTTCCGTGACGGTGTGGGCCCACCACATGTACGTCACGGGCGGTGTGCTGTTGCCGTTCTTCTCCTTCATGACCTTCCTCATCGCGGTGCCGACCGGTGTGAAGTTCTTCAACTGGATCGGCACGATGTGGAAGGGGTCGTTGTCCTTCGAGACACCGATGCTCTGGTCCGTCGGCTTCCTGATCACCTTCGCCTTCGGTGGTCTGACGGGTGTCATCCTGGCCTCGCCGCCGCTGGACTTCCACATCTCCGACTCGTACTTCGTCGTCGCGCACTTCCACTACGTCGTCTTCGGCACCGTGGTCTTCGCGATGTTCGCCGGCTTCCACTTCTGGTGGCCGAAGTTCACCGGCAAGATGCTGGACGAGCGGCTCGGCAAGATGACCTTCTGGACGCTGTTCATCGGCTTCCACGGCACCTTCCTGGTGCAGCACTGGCTCGGCGCGGAGGGTATGGCGCGTCGTTACGCGGACTACCTCGACGTCGAAGGCTTCACCGCCCTGAACACGATCTCGACGATCTCCTCGTTCGTCCTCGGCCTGTCGCTCCTTCCGTTCTTCTACAACGTCTGGAAGACCGCCAAGTACGGCAAGAAGGTCGAGGTCGACGACCCCTGGGGCTACGGCCGTTCGCTCGAATGGGCTACGTCCAGCCCGCCCCCGCGGCACAACTTCATCAGCCTGCCGCGGATCCGGTCCGAATCCCCGGCGTTCGACCTGCACCACCCGGAGATCGCGGCGCTCGAGCACCTGGATCACCTGTCCGAGGGTGACAAGGTCCTCGCCGGCGGCAAGGAGGACGGCAAGTGA
- a CDS encoding cytochrome c oxidase subunit 4 — translation MKIQGKLFLWLSLFMLAIAITYGVWSKEPVGTTALFLAFGLTLMIGFYLAFTANRVDAMAQDNKEADVADEAGEVGFFSPHSWQPLSLAIGGAFLFMGVVFGWWLAYFAAPLLLIGLFGWVFEYYRGENRTQ, via the coding sequence GTGAAGATCCAGGGCAAGCTCTTCCTCTGGCTGAGCCTCTTCATGCTGGCCATCGCCATCACGTACGGCGTGTGGTCCAAGGAGCCGGTCGGTACCACCGCGCTGTTCCTGGCCTTCGGGCTCACCCTGATGATCGGCTTCTACCTGGCCTTCACGGCCAACCGGGTAGACGCGATGGCCCAGGACAACAAGGAGGCCGATGTCGCGGACGAGGCGGGTGAGGTGGGCTTCTTCTCGCCGCACAGCTGGCAGCCGCTCTCGCTGGCCATCGGAGGCGCCTTCCTCTTCATGGGAGTCGTCTTCGGCTGGTGGCTCGCCTACTTCGCGGCTCCGCTGCTCCTGATCGGCCTGTTCGGCTGGGTGTTCGAGTACTACCGGGGCGAGAACCGCACCCAGTAG
- a CDS encoding L,D-transpeptidase — MNHTPRIRPVVSCSLLVVTLVAGATACGEPDGHPLSLKPYDAADLVSFNGPSGSKKADPDKPLEFTVKDDDVTITDVTAVDTEGRHLAGELDADGKRWHSTTSLAAGTRYTVKVSTENEDGAPGSRTYTFGTTSAKKFLKVTFGPQAGTYGVGQPLTAELSAPVADRAGRATVERGLQVRSSPAVTGSWYWVDDKTLHYRPQEYWPAGATIDLRSNLKGIKVGNALYGGDAKALKLKTGDRIEAITDASDHSMTVLRNGEVINTIPVTTGKPGFDTRNGVKVVLAKEQFVRMRGESIGIAAGSSESYDLPVYWATRVTWSGEYVHAAPWSTGSQGSANVSHGCTGMSTANAEWFFETVREGDVVKVVGSDGETMTPFDNGFGDWNLDWDAWQKGSALRSGSPDAGTDVRTARLRPQV; from the coding sequence ATGAACCACACGCCGCGCATCCGCCCCGTAGTGAGCTGCTCCCTGCTGGTCGTCACCCTGGTAGCGGGTGCGACCGCCTGTGGAGAGCCCGACGGTCATCCGCTCTCGCTGAAGCCCTACGACGCAGCCGATCTCGTCTCCTTCAACGGCCCATCCGGCAGCAAGAAGGCCGACCCCGACAAGCCCCTCGAGTTCACCGTCAAGGACGACGACGTGACCATCACGGACGTGACGGCCGTCGACACCGAGGGCCGCCATCTGGCGGGAGAGCTCGACGCCGACGGCAAGCGGTGGCACTCCACCACCTCGCTGGCCGCCGGGACCCGATACACCGTCAAGGTCTCGACCGAGAACGAGGACGGCGCCCCCGGCAGCCGTACGTACACGTTCGGCACGACCTCGGCCAAGAAGTTCCTGAAGGTCACGTTCGGCCCGCAGGCGGGCACCTACGGGGTCGGACAGCCCCTCACGGCGGAACTCAGCGCTCCGGTCGCCGACCGGGCGGGCCGGGCCACCGTCGAGCGAGGGCTGCAGGTCCGGTCCTCACCCGCCGTCACCGGCTCCTGGTACTGGGTCGACGACAAGACCCTGCACTACCGCCCCCAGGAGTACTGGCCCGCCGGCGCCACCATCGACCTGCGCAGCAACCTCAAGGGCATAAAAGTGGGCAACGCCCTGTACGGGGGTGACGCCAAGGCCCTGAAACTCAAGACCGGCGACCGGATAGAAGCCATCACCGACGCGTCGGACCACTCGATGACGGTCCTGCGCAACGGTGAAGTGATCAACACCATCCCGGTCACCACGGGCAAGCCCGGCTTCGACACGCGCAACGGCGTCAAGGTCGTGCTGGCCAAGGAGCAGTTCGTACGCATGCGCGGTGAGAGCATCGGCATCGCCGCCGGCTCCTCGGAGTCCTACGACCTGCCGGTCTACTGGGCGACACGGGTCACCTGGAGCGGTGAGTACGTCCACGCCGCGCCTTGGTCGACGGGTTCGCAGGGCAGCGCCAACGTCAGCCACGGCTGCACCGGAATGAGCACGGCCAACGCCGAATGGTTCTTCGAGACCGTGCGTGAGGGTGACGTGGTCAAGGTCGTCGGCAGCGACGGCGAGACCATGACGCCGTTCGACAACGGCTTCGGCGACTGGAACCTGGACTGGGACGCCTGGCAGAAGGGCAGCGCCCTGCGCAGCGGCTCGCCGGACGCCGGTACCGATGTCCGGACGGCGCGCCTGCGCCCCCAGGTCTGA
- the ctaE gene encoding aa3-type cytochrome oxidase subunit III, producing the protein MSVVATATTVETGHAHPSVNRPNLTSVGTIIWLSSELMFFAALFAMYFTLRSVLGPDHWKEMADHLNFPFSATNTTILVLSSLTCQLGVFAAERGDVKKLRTWFMITFVMGAIFIGGQVFEYTELVKKDGLSLSSDPYGSVFYLTTGFHGLHVTGGLIAFLLVLGRTYAASRFTHEQATAAIVVSYYWHFVDVVWIGLFATIYMIK; encoded by the coding sequence ATGTCGGTCGTGGCGACAGCAACGACAGTAGAAACCGGGCACGCGCACCCGTCGGTCAATCGACCGAACCTCACCAGCGTCGGAACCATCATCTGGTTGAGTTCCGAGCTGATGTTCTTCGCGGCCCTCTTCGCGATGTACTTCACCCTGCGATCGGTGCTGGGACCCGATCACTGGAAGGAGATGGCCGACCATCTGAACTTCCCGTTCTCGGCGACGAACACCACGATCCTGGTGCTTTCCTCTCTCACCTGCCAGCTCGGCGTCTTCGCCGCGGAGCGGGGCGATGTGAAGAAGCTCCGCACCTGGTTCATGATCACGTTCGTGATGGGTGCGATCTTCATCGGAGGCCAGGTCTTCGAGTACACCGAGCTGGTCAAGAAGGACGGGCTCTCCCTGTCCTCCGACCCGTACGGTTCGGTGTTCTACCTGACGACCGGCTTCCACGGTCTGCATGTGACAGGCGGCCTCATCGCCTTCCTGCTCGTCCTGGGCAGGACGTACGCGGCCTCGAGATTCACCCACGAACAGGCCACAGCCGCCATCGTCGTGTCCTACTACTGGCACTTCGTCGATGTCGTCTGGATCGGCCTGTTCGCCACGATCTACATGATCAAGTAA
- the qcrC gene encoding cytochrome bc1 complex diheme cytochrome c subunit, whose translation MKKLSARRRHPLAAVVVLLLALAATGGLYAAFAPAGKAQADETAQSLAIDEGKKLYSVGCASCHGTGGQGTTDGPSLVGVGSAAVDFQVATGRMPAQQPGAQVPKKPVIYNQAEIDQLAAYISSLGAGPITPTKSQVDPSGADVAKGGDLFRTNCAQCHNFTGEGGALTHGKYAPSLEGVSPKHIYEAMQTGPQSMPSFPDSTMPEQEKKDIIAYIKTVNGGDSASPGGLSLGGLGPVSEGLFGWIFGLGGLVAIAVWVAAHTAKAKKS comes from the coding sequence GTGAAAAAGCTCTCCGCACGACGACGCCATCCGCTGGCGGCGGTCGTCGTACTACTCCTCGCGCTGGCGGCTACCGGGGGGCTGTACGCCGCGTTCGCGCCTGCGGGTAAGGCGCAGGCCGACGAAACCGCCCAGTCCCTCGCCATCGACGAGGGCAAGAAGCTCTACTCCGTGGGCTGTGCCAGCTGCCACGGGACCGGCGGTCAGGGCACCACCGACGGACCGTCCCTCGTGGGCGTGGGCTCCGCCGCCGTCGACTTCCAAGTCGCCACCGGACGCATGCCGGCCCAGCAGCCGGGCGCCCAGGTGCCGAAGAAGCCGGTCATCTACAACCAGGCCGAGATCGACCAGCTCGCGGCGTACATCTCGTCGCTGGGCGCCGGTCCGATCACGCCCACCAAGAGCCAGGTCGACCCCTCGGGCGCCGACGTGGCCAAGGGCGGGGACCTGTTCCGCACGAACTGCGCGCAGTGTCACAACTTCACCGGTGAGGGCGGCGCGCTGACACACGGCAAGTACGCCCCCAGCCTGGAAGGCGTGAGCCCGAAGCACATCTACGAGGCCATGCAGACCGGCCCGCAGAGCATGCCCTCCTTCCCGGACAGCACCATGCCGGAGCAGGAGAAGAAAGACATCATCGCGTACATCAAGACCGTGAACGGTGGCGACTCCGCGAGCCCCGGTGGACTCTCGCTCGGTGGCCTCGGTCCCGTGAGTGAGGGTCTCTTCGGCTGGATCTTCGGACTGGGCGGTTTGGTCGCCATCGCCGTCTGGGTCGCGGCCCACACCGCTAAGGCCAAGAAGTCATGA
- the qcrA gene encoding cytochrome bc1 complex Rieske iron-sulfur subunit — protein sequence MSSQEISEEGLPAGQDTAHGAVAVADDPFADPGLPAHRPRIQDLDERAAKRSERAVAFMFTLSMLATVGFIASYVIFPVDKIVFIWPFGHVSVLNFSLGLTLGLALFLIGAGAVHWARTLMSDVEVADDRHAIEATPEVKAKVMADFAAGAEESALGRRKLIRNTMFGALALVPLSGVVLLRDLGPLPEKKLRNTLWAKGKLLVNMNTMEPLRPEDVVVGSLTFAMPEGLEEDAHDFQTQIAKSALMIIRIEPDNIKDKREREWAHEGIVAFSKICTHVGCPISLYEQQTHHVLCPCHQSTFDLSDGARVIFGPAGHALPQLRIGVNSEGNLEALGDFEEPVGPAFWERG from the coding sequence ATGAGTAGCCAAGAGATTTCAGAAGAGGGCCTGCCCGCAGGGCAGGACACCGCGCACGGCGCGGTCGCGGTCGCGGACGACCCGTTCGCCGACCCCGGGCTGCCGGCACACCGGCCGCGCATCCAGGACCTCGACGAACGTGCCGCGAAGCGCTCCGAGCGAGCCGTCGCGTTCATGTTCACGCTGTCGATGCTGGCGACGGTCGGCTTCATCGCCAGCTACGTCATCTTCCCGGTCGACAAGATCGTGTTCATCTGGCCCTTCGGCCACGTGAGCGTGCTCAACTTCTCGCTGGGGCTGACGCTCGGCCTGGCGCTGTTCCTCATCGGCGCGGGCGCCGTCCACTGGGCGCGCACCCTGATGTCCGATGTCGAGGTCGCCGACGACCGGCACGCCATCGAGGCCACGCCCGAGGTCAAGGCCAAGGTCATGGCCGACTTCGCGGCCGGTGCCGAGGAGTCGGCGCTCGGACGGCGCAAGCTGATCCGCAACACCATGTTCGGCGCGCTGGCCCTGGTGCCGCTCTCCGGTGTGGTGCTGCTGCGCGACCTCGGTCCGCTGCCGGAGAAGAAGCTCCGCAACACCCTGTGGGCCAAGGGCAAGCTGCTCGTGAACATGAACACGATGGAGCCGCTGCGCCCCGAGGACGTCGTCGTCGGTTCGCTCACCTTCGCCATGCCCGAGGGCCTGGAGGAGGACGCGCACGACTTCCAGACACAGATCGCCAAGTCCGCCCTGATGATCATCCGCATCGAGCCGGACAACATCAAGGACAAGCGCGAGCGCGAGTGGGCCCACGAGGGAATCGTGGCCTTCTCCAAGATCTGCACCCACGTCGGTTGCCCGATCAGCCTGTACGAGCAGCAGACGCATCACGTGCTCTGCCCGTGCCACCAGTCCACCTTCGACCTCTCCGACGGCGCCCGCGTCATCTTCGGTCCGGCCGGTCACGCCCTTCCGCAGCTGCGGATCGGTGTGAACAGCGAGGGCAACCTCGAAGCCCTCGGTGACTTCGAAGAGCCCGTCGGTCCTGCCTTCTGGGAGCGCGGATGA